Within Thermus sp. CCB_US3_UF1, the genomic segment CTCTTCCCTCATGCCCCCTCCCGGTCCGCCATCAACCGGCCCCCCACCGCCCAGTGAGCGCGGGGTACCTCGTAGAGGATCACCCGCACCTCCTCCGGGTCCTCCCCCAGGAGGCGGGCGGCCATCTCTGTAAGCCTCTGGACCAGCTCCCGCTTCTTTTCCAGGGAACGGCCCTCCAGCAGGGTCACCTTGAGCACCACCATACACCCCCCTAGTCCGCCAGGGCCCCGGACTCCTTCTCCTTCAGCTCTAGGGCCACCCGGAGGATCCAGTCCTCCTGGCCCGCCACCGCCTGCCGGCGGCCCAGCTCCAGGAGGATGGCCAAGGGGTCCACCCCCAGCTCCTTGCCGATGCGCTTGGCGTGGAGGAGGAAGGTGGAGTAGACCCCGGCGTAGCCGATGGCCACGGAGTCCCGGTCCGGGTAGGGCTGGAAGTGCAGGATGGGGCCCAGCACGTACTCCGCCGCCTCCAGGAGCTTGAAGACATCCAGGCCCGGGTTCAGCCCCGCCTTGTCCAGCACCGCCGCCAGGACCTCCGTGGCCGCGTTCCCCGCCCCCGCCCCGTACCCCCGCAGGGTGCCGTCCACCCAGTCGGCCCCCGCGGCCAGGGCCGCCAGGGTGTTGCCTATGGCCAGGCCCAGGTTGTTGTGGGCGTGGAAGCCCACCTGGGCCCGGCCCAAGGCCTCCTTCAAGGCCTTCACCCGCGCGTAAGCGTCCTGGGGCAGCATGGCCCCGGCGGAGTCCACGACGTAGACCACATCCGCCCCGTAACCCTCCATCAGCCGGGCCTGCTCCGCCAGAAACTCCGGGGGGCGCATGTGGCTCATCATGAGGAAACCCACGGCCAGGAGACCCATCTCCTTGGCCATGCCGAAGTGCTGCTCGGAGATATCCGCCTCGGTGCACTGGGTGGCGATGCGCACCACCTGGATCCCCGCCTCCACCGCCTCCTTGAGCTCCTTGCGGGTGCCGATACCGGGCAGGAGAAGGGCCGCCACCTTGGCCCGCCTCACGCCCTCCCGTACCGCCCGGATGAGCTCCAGCTCGTCCACCCGGGAAAAGCCGTACTGCAAGGAGCTCCCCCCAAGCCCATCCCCGTGGGACACCTCGATGGCGTACACCCCGGCCTGGTCCAGGGCCTGGGCGATGGCCCGGGCCTCCTCGGGGGTGTACTGGTGGCGGTGGGCGTGGGAGCCGTCGCGGAGGGTGGTGTCCACCACCACCGGGGGCTTGGCCGCAGCCAGGTCCCAGCTCACGCCACCACCTCCTCGGGCCGCTTGCCCAAAAGGTGCTGGGCGAAGACCTCCCCCACCCTCCGGGCCGAGGCGGTCATGATGTCCAGATTCCCCGCGTACTTGGGCAGGTAGTCCCCCGCTCCTTCCACCTCTAGGAGCATGGAAACCACCGTCCGCTCCCCCCAGGGGGTGGGCAGGCGCTCAAAGACCGGGTCGGCCTTCAGGCGGTAGCCGGGCACGTAGGCCTGCACCTCCGCCTCCATGGCCCGGATGCTTTGCACGATGGCCTCCCGGTCCACCTCCTCCGCCTCGGGAATGACCCGCACGGTGTTGGTCATGAGGATGGGCGGGTCCGCCGGATTCAGGATGATGATGGCCTTCCCCCGCCCAGCCCCCCCGATGGCCTCCAGGCCCCGGGCGGTGGTAAAGGTGAACTCGTCGATGTTCTGCCGGGTGCCGGGCCCCGCCGAACGGGAGGCCACCGTAGAAACCATCTCCGCGTAGCGCACCGGGGCCACCCGGTGCACCGCGTAGACCAGGGGGATGGTGGCCTGGCCGCCGCAGGTGATGAGGTTGACGTTGTCCTTGTCCAGGTGGGCCTTCAGGTTCACCGGGGGGACCACGTAGGGCCCCCGGGCCGCAGGGGTGAGGTCGATGGCGATCTTCCCCGCCTCCTTGAGGAGCTTGGCGTGGCGCACGTGGGCCTTGGCGCTAGTGGCGTCAAAGACGATGCGGATCTCCGGCCTTTCCAGGATGTAGGCAATCCCCTCGTGGCTGGCCTCTAGACCCAGGGCCCGGGCCCGGGCCAACCCCTCGGAGGCGGGGTCTATCCCCACCACCGCCACCAGCTCCATGTGCCCCGGGTGCTTGAGGAGCTTGTACATCAGGTCCGTGCCGATGTTCCCGGAGCCTAGGACCGCCACCTTGACCTTGTCCATGCCTCCTCCCCCATGTAGCCCAGGCGCTCGGAAACGGTGCGGGTGGCCTCGAGGATGGCCTTCCGGTACTCCTCCTTTAGTTGCTGGAAGCGGTAGAAGGGCACGGAGAGGCTCATGGCGGCCACCACCTCCCCGGTATGGTCCCGGATGGGCGCGGCCACGCAGCAGAGCTCGGGCACCACCTCCTCGATGTCGTAGGCGTACCCCCGCTCCCGCACCGCCTGGAGCTCGGTCCTGAGCTCATCCAGGGTGGTGATGGTGTTGGGGGTGAAGGCGGGCATACCCCGCTCGGCCACGATCCTTTCCACCTCCTCCCAGGGACGGAAGGCCAAAAGGACCTTCCCCACCCCGCTGCAGTGGGCGGGAAGCTCCACCCCCACCCCGGTGTTCACCACCCGCACCGCCCGGGTGCCCTCCAGCTTCTCCACGTAGACCACCCGCCCGCACTCCAGCACCGCCAGGTGGGTGGTCTCCCCAAAGCGGGCCACCAGCTCCTCCATAGCCCGCCTGGCCTCCTGCCGCCAGGAGCTGGTGGAGAGAAGGACCTGGGAAAGGGCCAGGATGCGCCAGCCGAGGCGGTAACGCCCCTCCCGGCTCCGCTTGAGGAGCCCGATCTGGCTCAGGGTGGCCAAAAGGGCGTGGGCGCTGGACTTGGGAAGGCCCAGGGCCTTGGCCACCTCGCTCACCCCCCACTCCGGGTGCTCCCGGGTGAAGAGCTCCAGAACCTCGCCGACCTTCTGCACCGTTCCTAGCATGGGCCTCACCTCCGAGGGTAGTGGGATGGAGGGCCTTGGCCGATGGGTTCTTCCAGGATAGCCGAACGTTTCGTTCTGTATAGGCGAACACCCGGCTTGTGGCCCGGGGAAACCGGGGCCTATGGTGAGGGACAAACGTCCAAGCTGCCCCCAAGCGGCGGAAGAGGGTGGAAACGTGGCCAACCTAGACCTGCGAATGCCCGAGGAAGAGCTGGAGCGTCTGCGCGACCGTTACCGGGAGCTCATCGGCTTCGTGCCCCCCAGGATCCAGGCCCGCACCGACCTCCTGGCGCGGCTGGATCCCGAAACCTTGCGCCTGCAGGAGGAGCTTAGAGCTAGGCTCATGTACCCCTCCTGTTTTGACGTGAAGACGGCCCAGCTCATGCTCTTCGGCATGCTCCTCATGGACCTTTCCGACGCAGCCCGGCTCCACGCCATCGCCGCCCGAAGGGCGGGGGCCACCTACGAGGAGCTCAACGCGGTGGTGGGGCTGGCCTTCCTTTTCCGAGGCCTGCCCGCCGCCAACCGCGGAGCGGAGGTGATCCAGGAGATCCGGCGCATGGAGGAGGAAGGGAGGCTTTAGATGGAAGGATTTGACGTGGTCCAGCTGGCACACGCGGAGATCTACACCCCCAACCCCGAAGGCACCCTATGGTTCTTCACCGAGCTCTTGGGCCTGGAGGTCACCGCCCGGGAAGGGCAGTCCGTCTACCTGCGGGCCTACGAGGACTGGTACCACCACTCCCTGAAGGTGACCGAGGCCAAGGAAGCGGGCCTGGGGCATATCGCCTGGCGCACCGCTTCCCCCGAGGCCCTGGCGCGAAGGGTGAAGGCCCTGGAGGCCGCGGGCCTGGGGGAGGGATGGACGGAAGGGGACCTGGGGCACGGCCCCGCCTACCGCTTCCGCACCCCGGACGGGCACCGCATGGAACTTCTCTTTGAGGTGGAGTACTACCAGGCCCCTCCGGAGAAGCGGAGCAAGCTGAAAAACCGCCCTTCCAAGCGCCCCTTGAGGGGGGTACCGGTGCGGCGGCTGGACCACGTGAACTGCCTCTGCGCCGAGGTGACCCCCAACCGGCGCTTCTTTGAAGAGGTTTTGGGCTTCAGGCTTCGGGAACAAAAGGTGCGGGGAGAAGGCGAAGAGCTTGGGGCCTGGCTTTCCGTGAGCCCCTTGGTGCACGAGATCGGCCTCATGCGGGACGCCACGGGCTCCAAAGGCCGCTTCCATCACATCGCCTTCTGGTACGGCTACCCCCAGCACCTGATGGACCTGGCCGACCTCTGCATGGACTACGAGGTCCGCATCGAGGCCGGTCCCGGCAAGCACGGCACCACCCAGGCCTACTTCATGTACGTCTTCGAGCCCGGGGGGACGCGGGTGGAACTCTTCGGGGACACCGGCTACCTCATCTTCGACCCCACCTGGAAGACGGTGGTCTGGGACGTAACCAACGTGAACGACCTGGAGAAGAGCACCATCTGGTTCGGGGGGCAGCTCCCGGAAACCTTCTACACCTACGGGACCCCTCCCGTGCGGGAGAGGGCGGGGGTGTGAAGGTTCCCAGGAGGTCCCCGGGGCTTTATAGTAGACAAAATTGTTGACAATCTCGGCGGCCATCAGGTACCCTAAGACCCAATAAACCCAAAGGAGGCATCAAGGATGAGCAAGGTCAACCGCAGGCAGGTGGTCAAGGCTGGGCTAGGCATGCTGGGGCTGGCGGCTTCCTCCCGCTTTTCCTTTGGCTTGGCGCAACGGGATGAGCCCATCCGCATCGGGGTGGTCCTCTCCTACTCCGGCCCTTACGCCCGACTGGGGCAGGAGATCACCCGGGGAATGGAGCTCTACCTGGAGAAGGTAGGGTACCAGGCGGGCGGGCGGCGCATCCAGCTCCTGAAGGAGGACGAGGAGGCCGATCCCGCGGTGGCGGTACGCAAGGTGCGCAAGCTGGTGGAGCAGGACCGGGTCCATCTTCTTTCCGGCATCATCCTCTCCTCCTCCGCCTACGGCATCCGCGACTACGTCCACGAGCGGCAAATCCCCCTGGTGGTGGCCAACGCCGCCGCCAACGGCATCACCCGGGAGCGCCGGAGCCCCTACATCTTCCGCACCTCCATCAGCGCCTGGCAGCAGCACTACCCCATGGGGCCCTGGGTGGCCAGGAACGTGGGCAAAAAGGTTTTCCTCCTGGCCCTGGACTACGCCTTCGGCAAGGAAGCCACGGCGGCCTTCAAGGAAGGGTTCCTGGCCGCGGGGGGCGAGGTGGTGGCCGAGGTCTACACCCCCTTGGGCAGCACCGACTACAGCGCGGTCATCTCCCGCATCGCCGCCGCCCGGCCCGAGGCGGTGCACGCCGTGCTCTCCGGCAGCGATGCGGTGATCTTCATGCGCCAGTTCGTCCAGTTCGGCCTGAACCGCACGGTGCAGCTAGCGGTGAGCGGGGAGGTTACCGACGAAAACGTCCTGGAGGCCATCGGGGATGCGGCCATCGGGGCTAAGAGCGGGGACCACTGGGTCTACACCCTGAACAACTCCGCCAACCGGGAGTTCATCCGGGCCTACCGGCAGAAGTACGGGGGGGTGCCCAACCACTTCGCCGTCCGGGGCTACGACGCCATGCAGTTCATCGTGGACGCCCTCAACGTGGCCCAAGGGGACGTGAGCAACAAGACCCGGCTCCTCAACGCCTTCAAGGGGGCCAAGATCATCAGCCCTCGAGGCTTTGTGGAAATAGACCCGGAAACCAACAACGCCACCCAGCACGTCTACGCCCGGGAGGTGGCCAGGATTGACGGGGTTCTCACCAACCGCCTGATCGCCGACCTGGGGATCATCCGCGACCCCGGCAAGTAGCGCCATGGTCCTCCTCCTCCTGACCCAGCTTCTCAACAGCCTGGCCTTCGCCATGCTCCTCTTCCTCCTGGCCCTGGGGCTTTCCCTCATCTTCGGCGTGGCCCGGGTGGTGAACCTGGCCCACGGGGCCTTTTACATGCTGGGGGCCTACCTGGGGATGGCCCTGAGCGGGGCCTTGGGCAGCTTCTGGCTGGCCCTCCTCCTGGTGCCCCTGGGGGTGGGCCTCCTAGGGGTCTTGGTGGAGCGGTTTCTCCTCCGTGGCCTTCACGGCCGGGAGCTGGAGCAGGTGCTCCTCACCATCGGCCTGGGCTTCGTCATCGCCGACCTCCTGCGGGCCCTGTTCGGGGCGGCCATCCGCTCGGTACCCCCGCCCCCGGAGCTGGCGGGGCCCCTTTTCCTGGGCCCCCTGCTCTACCCCAAATACCCCCTTTTCGTCCTGGCCCTGGGCCTCCTGCTCTTCCTGGGGGTGCGGCTTATCCTGGCCAAAACCCCCTTTGGCATCCAGGTGCGGGCGGTGACCGCGGACCCGGGGATGGCCAGCGCCCTGGCCATCCCCCCGGCCCGGGTAAGCCTCCTCACCTTCGGGGTGGGCACGGCCCTGGCCGGGCTTGGCGGGGTGGTGGGCGCCCCCCTGATCGCCCTGGCCCCGGGTCTGGACGCCCAAATGACCCTGTTCGCCCTCATTGTGGTGGTCATCGGGGGGCTAGGGAGGATTGAGGGGGCCTTTTGGGGTGCCCTCCTGGTGGGCCTGGTAGAGGGGTTTGGCCGCCTCTTCCTCCCCCAGGCGGCCATGTTCCTGATCTTCGGCCTTATGGCCCTGGTCCTGGCCCTGAAGCCCGAGGGCCTTCTGGGTAGGAGGGCGGCATGATGGCCTGGCTTCCCAAAATTCACCTGCGCGAAGGAAGGGCCTGGGCTCCCTACCTCCTGCGGGCGGCTTTGCTGGGGGCGTTCTTTCTGCCCGCGCTCTTCCAGGGCTACGCCCTTTACCTGGCCACGGAGGCCGCCCTGCTGGGCCTGGCCGCCGTGGCCCTCAGCTTCCTCTTGGGCCACGGCGGCATCCCCTCCTTGGGCCAGGCGGCCTTCCTGGGCCTGGGGGCCTACGCCTTGGGCCTGGCCCTCAAGGCGGGCCTTCCCTTGGCCCTGGCCCTGGCCCTAGCCCCCTTGGTGGCCGCCGCCTTCGCCCTCCTCACGGGGCTTCTCCTCTTCCGCACCCACGGGATCTTCGTCCTGATGCTCACCCTAGCCTTTGGCCAGATGGTGTACTCCGTAGCCCATAAGTGGAACGCCCTTACCGGCGGGGACGATGGCCTAAGCCTCTCCGGGGTGGCCGTGAACCCCTTGGCCCTGCACCTGGGGGCCCTTCTGGCCCTTTTCCTGAGCGTGGCCGGGCTCCGCCACCTCCTCGTCACCCCTTACGGCAAGGCCCTCGAGGCCCTGCGACAAAACGAGGAAAAGGCCCGCTCCCTGGGCTTGGCCGCCTTTGCCTTCAAGCTCTGGGCCTACGTGCTGGCTGGGGCCCTCACGGGGCTGGCGGGGGCAGGGCTGGCCCTCCACCGCACCTTCGTCAGCCCCCACGACCTCTTCTGGCTCACCTCGGCCACCCTGATGGTCATGGTCCTCCTGGGGGGAAGCCGGGGCCTCTTTGGCGCCGCCTTTGGCGCCCTGCTCTACACCTTCGTCCAGGCCTGGGTGAGCTCCTTCACCGAGCTGTGGGGGCTTTTCGTGGGTACCCTTCTCATCTTGACCGTGCTCTTCGCCCGGGAAGGCCTCTGGCCCCTCCTGGAGCGCAAGCTGGGAGGCAAGCATGGAAGCCCTTAGGGTGGAAAAGGTCAGCAAGGCCTTCGGGGGCCTCCTGGCCCTGGCCGGCGTCCAGCTCAGCGTGGCCCAAGGGGAGAGGCGGGCGGTGATCGGACCCAACGGGGCGGGGAAAAGCACCCTCTTCAAGGTGATCGCCGGGGAGATCCGGCCCAGCCAGGGGGAGGTCTTCCTCCTGGGCCGCAAGGTCACGGGCCAACCCCTGGAGCAGGTGGCCCGCCTGGGCCTGGGGCGCACCTTCCAGCGCTCCAGCGTCTTCCCCGAGCTCAAGGTCTGGGAAAACGTGGCCTTGGCCCGCCAGGCCGCCCGGGGGCGAGGGGGGGATTTCCGCCAGGCCCTGCGCCGGGAAGGGGAGGTGAACGAGGTCCTGGAGCAGGTGGGCCTGGGCCTCCGGGCGGAAGACCCGGCAGGAAGCCTCTCCCACGGGGAAAAGCGCCAGCTGGAGATCGCCATGGCCCTGGCCCAAAAGCCCCAGGTCCTCCTCCTGGACGAACCCCTGGCGGGCCTGGCCGGGGCCGAGCGGGAGCGCATCGGCCAGCTCATCCAGGGGCTGGACCCCAGCATCACCGTTCTCCTGGTGGAGCACGACCTGGAATACGCCCTCCGCTTTGCCCACAAGGTTACGGTGCTCCACTACGGCCAGGTGGTGGCCGAAGGCACCCCGGAAGCCGTGCGGGAGGACCCCCAGGTGCAGGAGATCTACGTGGGCCGGGGCTGGGAAACCCTGCCCACCCCCCCGGATCCTGGCGGGGAGGCGGTGCTGGTGGCCCGGGGGCTATCCGCGGGCTATGGGGCCATGCGGGTGCTGAACGGGGTGGGCCTCGAGGTCCGCCAGGGGGAGGTGGTGGCCTTGTTGGGGCGGAACGGCATGGGCAAGACCACCCTTCTCTCTGCCCTCATGGGCCTCCTGCCCCTTCAGGGAGGGGAGGTGCGCCTGGGGAAGGAGGCCATCGGGCACCTTCCCGCCCACCGCCGGGCGGAGCTTGGCCTGGCCCTGGTGCCCCAGGGCCGGCGCATGTTTGACGGGCTCAACGTGGAGGAGGAGCTCCGCCTGGCGGCCTGGGGAAGCCAGGGGAGCTGGACCGTGGAGCGGGTCCTGGAGGTCTTCCCCCGGTTGGCCGAGCGGCGCAAAAACCCCTCCCGGGCCCTCTCCGGGGGGGAGCAGCAGATGGTGGCCATCGCCCGCGCCCTCTTGCGCAACCCCCGCCTGGTCCTCATGGACGAGCCCACCGAGGGCCTTTCCCCCCTGATGGTGCGGCAGGTGGCGGAGGTGGTGCGTACCCTAAAAGCGGAAGGGGAAACCGTCCTTCTGGCCGAGCAGAACGTGCAGATGGCCCTCTCCGTGGCCGACCGGGTCTACATCCTGGAACACGGGGAGATCGTGTGGGAAGGCCGAGCCGCAGAAGTCAGCCCAGGGGTCCTCCACCGGTACCTGGGCGTGTAGGGGTGTGGACTATGGCCAAGGGCAAGACAGCAACGGGAGCCAAAGAGGTGCCCCGGGCCCTCCAGGAGTTGGCCCAGGGCCTCGAGGAGGGACTGGTACCCGCAGGGATCCTCAACGATCCCGAGGTGTTTGCCTGGGAACAGGAGCGGATCTTCGCCCGGTCCTGGATCTACCTGGGGCACGCCTCGGAGATCCCCAGCCCGGGGGATTACGTGCTCCGCTACATCCTCAACAACGCCTTCATCCTGGTGCGGGGCGAGGACGGGCGGGTGCGGGCCCTCCTGGACATGTGCCGCCACCGGGGGATGCGGGTCTGCCGGGCGGAGGCCGGCAACGCCAGCCACTTCCGCTGCCCCTTCCACGGCTGGACCTACCGCAACGACGGGACCCTGGTGGGGGTACCGGCGGAGCGGGAGGCCTTTGGGGAGGGGTTCCGTAAGGAAGAATGGGGTCTTCTGCCCATCCCCAGGCTGGAGGAGGTGGATGGCCTCCTCTTCGGCAACCTGGACCCGGAGGCCCCTTCCCTGGAGGAGTGGCTGGGAGGGGCCAAGTGGTACCTGGAGCTGGTCACCAAGCGGAGCCCGGAGGGCCTCGAGGTCCTGGGCCCCCCTCAGCGCTTCGTGGTGCCCACGGACTGGAAGCTGGCCCTGGAAACCTTCATCAGCGACAGCTACCACACCCTCATGACCCACCGCTCCATGATCGAGCTGGGGATCGCCCCCCGGGACGCCAAGTACGCCATGTACGGGGAGCAGATCCACATCCCCGGCAAAGGCCACGGGGCTATGGTGGTGGGCGGCCCCCCAGGGGCCAAGCTGCCCCCCTTCTGGGGTTACCCCGCGGAGATGATGGAACGGGCCCAGGCCTCCTATCCCACCCGGGAGCAGTGGGAGGTGGCCAAGGAAACCCGCATCTTCCTCCTCACCCTCTTCCCCAACTTCTCCCTGCACAACCCCATCCGTAAGCCCGACCACCTCTACCCCACCCCGGTCCCCATGCTCACCTTCCGCGTCTGGCACCCCTTGGGCCCGGGGCGGATCGAGGTGATCTCCTGGGGCATGGTGGAAAAGGACGCCCCTGAGTGGTTCAAGGAGAAGGCCCGCCACTCCTACCTGCGCTTCTTCGGCTCCTCGGGCACCTTTGAGCAGGATGACACCGAGATCTGGAGCCACGTGGCGCAAAACGCCGGCAGCACCCTGGGAAGGCGGCTTCGCTTCAACTACCAGATGGGGCGGAACGTACCCCAGGACCCCAACTGGCCGGGGCCCGGGGTGGCCTACCCCATCAACTTCACCGACGAGAACCTGCGCAACTTCTACCGCCGCTATCTGGAGCTCATGTTGGGCTAGGGGGTGACTATGGACCCAACCCGGGAGATCCTGGAGGTTCTCTACCGCGAAGCGGAGCTCTTGGACGAAGGCCGTTACCGGGAATGGCTTGCCCTGACCACGGAGGACGTGGTCTACCAGGTGCCGGTGCGCCTGACCCGGGAGCGTCCCCCCGAAGGGGGATACGGGGGGGTAAGCCCCAGCATGTACCACCTGGACGAGGACCGCACCTCCTTGGAGATGCGGGTGGCCCGGCTGGAGACGGGCTTTGCCTGGGCCGAAGACCCCCCCTCCCGCCTGCGCCATTTCGTGAGCAACGTGCGGGTGGGCCTCCCCCAGGAAACCGCCCGGGGGACGGAGGTGGAGGTCCGCTCCAACCTCCTCCTCTTCCGCAGCCGTTGGGACCGGCCGGAGTTCACCCTCCTTTCCGCCGAGCGGCGGGACCTTTGGCGCCGGCAGGAGGACGGGTGGAGGCTGGCCCGCAGGCTGGTCATCCTGGACCACAGCACCCTGCCCACCCACAACCTGAGCTTTTTCCTCTAGGAGGGACCGTGATCACCCTGAGCAACGAGTTCACCAGCGTAACCATAGAGAAGGTGCAGACGGGAAACGGGGAGCGCCTACGTATCTCCGCTCCGCGGCTCGGGTACAGCATTGATCTGGACCCCTTGGAGCTGGAGGCCCTTACCTGGCAGACCGTGGAAACCTTCTCCCGGCTCCTCCAGACCCCCTATGGCCCGGAGGAGGAAGGGGTGGAGGTGCGCCCCTTCTCCGACCTGGTCCTCTTTGGAGGGGAGGATGCGTAGGGTACAGGTGGCCATCTTCGGCGCCGGGCCTGCCGGGCTCCTCCTCGCCCACCTCCTGCGCCAGGCGGGGGTGGAAACCGTGGTCCTCGAGGCCAAAAGCCGGGAGTACCTGGAAACCAGCCCCCACCGCATCCGGGCCGGGGTTCTGGAGTGGGGTACCAAGGAGATGGCTAAGCAAGCCGGGGTGGGGGAACGCATGCTCAGGGAAGGGCTGGAACACGGGGGCATCTACCTGGCCTTTGACGGAGGGCTGCTCCACCTGGACTTCCGCGCCCTGGCCGGACGGAGCATCTGGGTTTACGGACAGCAGTACCTGGTCCGGGACATAATCCAGCGCCACCTGGAGGCCGGGGGGGAGATCCTCTTTGAGCACGAGGTGGTGGGCCTGGAAAACCTGGGAGAGGCTCCGGTCCTGGTCTTCCGCACCCCTCAAGGAAAGGAAGAGAGGCTGGCCGCGGAGTTCGCCGTGGGGGCCGATGGCTCCCACAGCCTGGCCCGCAGGTACATCCCCGGGGCCCGGATCCACCAAAAAACCTATCCCTTCGCCTGGCTAGGGATCCTGGCGGAAACCCGCCCCGCCGCCGAGGAGCTGATCTACGCCAGCTCGGAAAGGGGGTTCGCCCTCTATAGCATGCGCTCCCCCAGCCTCTCCCGGAACTACCTGCAGGTGAGCCCCGAGGAGCGGCTCGAGGCCTGGCCGGAGGAGCGGATCTGGGAGGAGCTAAACCGGCGGCTGGAGGGGGTGGCCGAGGTAAGGCCGGGCCCCATTCTGGAAAAGAGCCTCACCCCCATGCGCTCCCTAGTGGTGGAGCCCATGCAGTACGGACGCTTCTTCCTGGTGGGAGACGCCGCCCACGTGGTGCCCCCCACGGGGGCCAAGGGGATGAACCTAGCCTTTTGCGACGTGGCCGTGCTCCACCGAGCCCTTCTGGCCTACTACCGGAACGGGGACACAGGACCCCTTACCCGCTACAGCCAAGAAGCCCTTCGCCACGTATGGCAGGCGGAACTCTTCTCCTACTGGATGACCACCCTGCTGCACACCCTGCCCGACCCCTTTGAGGAGGAGCTTCGCCGGGCCAAGCTCCGCCACCTGGGGGAAAGCCTCCCCCTGCAACGCTTCCTGGCGGAAAACTACGTGGGCCTCCACACCACCGGGCGGTACGTGGAGGGCTAATCCCTCTCCCAAGGGGGCAGGACAAGGCCCTTTCACCCTTTTTCAACACCCTGCTAGACAGCTGGGGAATAACGTGATAGCGTGGAACCACCTACAAGAAAGGAGGAAAAATTATGCGCAAGGAAAGGCGGTATGTCATCCAGTGGCTAGGGACGAGCCTGGGAGCCGCCCTGCTTCCCTGGGGGAAAGCCCAGCGCTACCCCTCGAGGCCCATCACCCTCATCGTGCCCTGGTCGCCCGGCGGCAGCACCGACCTCACGGCCCGGGCCCTGGCCCCGGTCTTGGAGCGGATCCTCAAGGTACCCGTGCAGGTGGTCAACCGCACGGGGGGCGGCGGGGCCGTGGGGCATGGGGCGATTGCCCAGGCCCGACCCGATGGCTACACCATCGGCATCATCACCTTGGAAGTGGTCCTCCCTCCCTGGGTAGCCCAGACCAAGATCAGCGCCGACATGTTCTCCCCCATCTCCCTCCTGGTCCTCAACCCGGTGGCGGTGGTGGTGCGGCAGGATGCCCCATGGAGGACCATCCAGGAACTCATCCAAGACATCCGGCAAAACCCAGGCAAGTACAAGGCTTCCGGAACCGCCAAGTGGGGCTCCTACGACTTCGCCCGCTTGGGCTTCCTGAAGGAGCTCGGCCTTAAGGACGAGGCCCTGCCCTGGGTCCCCACCCAAGGGGCGGCGGCAGCCCTGCAGGAGCTGGTGGCCGGGGGGGTCCAGGTGGCCTTCGTGGCCATCGGGGAAGCCGCCAACCTGGTCCGTTCCGGCCAAGCCCGCTACCTGGCCTTCATGACCGACAGCCGCTTCCCCGCCTTCCCCGAGATCCCCACCCTGAAAGAGCTGGGGGTGGACTGGACCTTCGCCTCCTTCCTCATGGCCGCAGGGCCCAAGTTCACCCTGCCCTCGGTGATCGACGTTCTGGACAAGGCCTTCGCCCAGGCGGTACAGGAAGCGGAGTTCGTGCGCTTCATGCAAAACGCCAACCTGGTGATCCGCCACCTGGACCGCAAAAACAGCCTGGCGTTCCTCCAGGAAAGAACCCAGGCCATGAACCGGATCGTACAGGAACTGGGCCTGAAGTTTTAGAAAACGGCATGGCCTGGGAACGCTGGGTAGGAGGGTTGGCCGCAGGGCTAGGGCTGCTGACCTGGAGCTTGAGCTTTAGCCTGCCCAAGGCGGAAGGACCCGGCCCCGAGCTCTTCCCCCGGGTGTTGGGTACGGTCCTGGTCCTGGGAGGCTTCTACATGGTCTGGGCAAGGCCCCAGGCCCACCCGCGGATCCCCAAGAGGGCCTGGCCTCGGGTGGCCCTTTTCCTCCTCCTCTTCGTCCTCGCTCCCCTTCTGCTTCCCCGCCTGGGCGTGGTATCCACCACCGCCTTGGTGGCAGGAACCGGGGCT encodes:
- a CDS encoding 4-hydroxybenzoate 3-monooxygenase is translated as MRRVQVAIFGAGPAGLLLAHLLRQAGVETVVLEAKSREYLETSPHRIRAGVLEWGTKEMAKQAGVGERMLREGLEHGGIYLAFDGGLLHLDFRALAGRSIWVYGQQYLVRDIIQRHLEAGGEILFEHEVVGLENLGEAPVLVFRTPQGKEERLAAEFAVGADGSHSLARRYIPGARIHQKTYPFAWLGILAETRPAAEELIYASSERGFALYSMRSPSLSRNYLQVSPEERLEAWPEERIWEELNRRLEGVAEVRPGPILEKSLTPMRSLVVEPMQYGRFFLVGDAAHVVPPTGAKGMNLAFCDVAVLHRALLAYYRNGDTGPLTRYSQEALRHVWQAELFSYWMTTLLHTLPDPFEEELRRAKLRHLGESLPLQRFLAENYVGLHTTGRYVEG
- a CDS encoding tripartite tricarboxylate transporter substrate binding protein produces the protein MRKERRYVIQWLGTSLGAALLPWGKAQRYPSRPITLIVPWSPGGSTDLTARALAPVLERILKVPVQVVNRTGGGGAVGHGAIAQARPDGYTIGIITLEVVLPPWVAQTKISADMFSPISLLVLNPVAVVVRQDAPWRTIQELIQDIRQNPGKYKASGTAKWGSYDFARLGFLKELGLKDEALPWVPTQGAAAALQELVAGGVQVAFVAIGEAANLVRSGQARYLAFMTDSRFPAFPEIPTLKELGVDWTFASFLMAAGPKFTLPSVIDVLDKAFAQAVQEAEFVRFMQNANLVIRHLDRKNSLAFLQERTQAMNRIVQELGLKF
- a CDS encoding tripartite tricarboxylate transporter TctB family protein; translation: MAWERWVGGLAAGLGLLTWSLSFSLPKAEGPGPELFPRVLGTVLVLGGFYMVWARPQAHPRIPKRAWPRVALFLLLFVLAPLLLPRLGVVSTTALVAGTGAFLAGEGWLKALLVALSLGLLTQWVFVRLLGVPA